In one Bacteroides intestinalis DSM 17393 genomic region, the following are encoded:
- a CDS encoding glycosyl hydrolase 115 family protein, translated as MRIFKSILLGGMLLLSSSAALAQVSLSQNSSGSNVFSLVGKKDKACVYYDAKDFEVVKTTAGLFANDVKEVSGQLLGVATTKEAPQKNCIIIGTLGYNEWIDQMIAKKKLDVEPLKNRWESYLVQLVRNPLPGVDKALVIVGSDRRGTAYGLLSVSRTIGVSPWYWWADAPIIKKDQLHLRVDKYISKEPTVKYRGIFINDEDWGLYRWSRDNFEKELGNFGPRTYAKVCELLLRLQANYLCPAMHDASMAFHRIPENRVVADRFAILMGASHCEPLLFNTASEWKRDKMGEWDYINNKKGVDSVLNVRVKECAPFENVYTLALRGLHDRAMNASNDMGDRKDMLQEALMAQRQMLIDAIGKPGEEIPQAFTPYKEVLDVYDEGLELPDDVTIIWPDDNYGYMKRLSSPKEQKRSGRSGVYYHSSYLGKPHDHLWMNTVSPTLMYEELRKAYDATADRIWLLNAGDIKSCEFAVDYFLTMAFDIDAFNFERAANYRTEWLCGMLGDQYRNEYQDVVNSFYKLAFARKPEFMGWGYQWTTDKHGRERNTDTDFSLTNYREVDNRLSEYRRIGGIVENILNNMSDEKQKACFYQSLYYPVKGCELLNRMVLDGQRNRWYAIQQRASAKDLKKSAKACYDSLEVITKGYNSLLDGKWNHVMTMKQGFAAAYFELPKLRDVELAPAASLGVMAEGEAVLKGLQSFHSLPCFNTYLRQSYYIDVFNKGATPLKWKTSVTNDWILVSKKSGETATEERIEVSIDWAKVPAGERILGTLDIMSDRGEKETVYISVFNPTSPSLAEMDTLFVENNGYVAMDAASFHRKVENDDIKMIVIPNLGFENTAVQLGNPMAKAQRTAGRNTPRLEYDFYTFEQGSVDVYTYVLPTFPISKDRGYAGHEATNVETKYGVCIDEGPVMNPSTSSFEYAQIWYESVLKNCRINKTTLHIDKPGKHTVKIICGDAGTVLQKVVLDFGGMKRSYMGPRPTRKE; from the coding sequence ATGAGAATTTTTAAATCTATTTTATTAGGAGGCATGTTGCTGCTGAGTTCCTCGGCAGCACTGGCTCAGGTTTCGCTATCACAGAATAGTAGCGGATCTAATGTGTTTAGTCTCGTTGGCAAGAAGGATAAAGCCTGCGTGTACTATGACGCAAAAGACTTTGAAGTTGTAAAGACTACGGCAGGACTATTTGCAAATGATGTGAAAGAGGTGAGTGGACAGCTTTTGGGCGTTGCTACTACCAAAGAAGCGCCTCAAAAGAACTGTATTATCATCGGTACCTTGGGTTATAATGAGTGGATCGACCAGATGATTGCAAAGAAGAAACTGGATGTAGAACCTTTGAAGAATCGTTGGGAAAGCTATCTGGTACAGCTTGTGCGCAATCCGCTTCCGGGTGTGGACAAAGCGTTGGTAATTGTAGGTAGCGACCGCAGAGGTACTGCTTACGGGTTGCTTTCTGTATCAAGAACTATCGGTGTGTCTCCTTGGTACTGGTGGGCGGATGCTCCTATCATAAAGAAGGATCAGTTACACCTGAGAGTAGACAAGTATATTTCTAAAGAACCTACAGTGAAGTACAGAGGTATCTTCATCAATGATGAAGACTGGGGACTTTACCGTTGGTCAAGAGATAACTTCGAGAAAGAATTGGGCAATTTCGGTCCTCGGACTTATGCCAAAGTTTGTGAGCTTTTGCTTCGGCTTCAGGCCAACTATTTGTGTCCGGCTATGCACGATGCATCTATGGCATTCCACCGGATTCCGGAGAACAGGGTGGTTGCAGACCGCTTTGCTATCCTTATGGGAGCTTCCCACTGCGAACCGTTATTATTTAATACGGCAAGTGAATGGAAACGCGATAAGATGGGCGAATGGGATTACATCAATAATAAAAAAGGTGTAGACAGCGTGCTCAATGTCCGTGTGAAGGAATGCGCTCCTTTTGAAAATGTATATACGCTGGCATTGCGCGGACTGCATGACAGAGCCATGAATGCAAGCAATGATATGGGTGATAGAAAGGATATGCTTCAGGAAGCTCTGATGGCGCAAAGGCAGATGTTGATCGATGCAATCGGTAAACCGGGAGAAGAAATTCCCCAGGCATTTACTCCTTATAAGGAGGTACTGGACGTATATGATGAAGGTTTGGAACTACCGGATGATGTAACTATCATTTGGCCGGATGATAATTACGGTTATATGAAACGTTTGAGTAGCCCGAAAGAACAGAAACGTTCGGGTCGTTCGGGTGTATATTATCACTCTTCTTATCTTGGCAAGCCTCACGATCACCTTTGGATGAATACGGTTTCTCCTACATTGATGTATGAAGAACTTCGTAAAGCCTATGATGCAACAGCCGACCGCATCTGGTTACTGAATGCCGGTGACATTAAGTCATGTGAATTCGCAGTGGATTACTTCCTGACAATGGCTTTCGATATTGATGCTTTCAACTTTGAAAGAGCAGCCAATTATCGTACAGAATGGTTGTGTGGAATGTTGGGCGACCAATACCGCAATGAGTATCAGGATGTAGTCAATTCTTTCTATAAGCTGGCTTTTGCACGTAAACCCGAATTTATGGGATGGGGTTACCAGTGGACGACTGATAAACATGGTAGAGAACGGAATACGGATACGGACTTCTCACTGACCAACTATCGTGAAGTGGACAACCGTTTGAGCGAATACCGCCGTATTGGAGGTATCGTAGAGAATATTCTGAATAATATGTCCGATGAGAAACAGAAAGCATGTTTCTATCAGTCATTATATTATCCGGTAAAGGGATGCGAACTGTTGAACAGAATGGTACTGGACGGACAAAGAAACCGTTGGTATGCTATTCAGCAAAGAGCATCGGCTAAGGATTTGAAGAAATCAGCAAAAGCTTGTTATGACAGTCTGGAAGTTATAACCAAAGGATATAACTCACTGCTCGACGGTAAATGGAATCATGTGATGACCATGAAGCAAGGATTTGCGGCTGCTTATTTTGAACTTCCGAAGTTGAGAGATGTTGAACTGGCTCCTGCAGCCTCTCTGGGTGTAATGGCCGAGGGTGAGGCAGTATTGAAAGGTCTGCAAAGCTTCCATTCATTGCCATGTTTCAATACTTACCTGCGCCAATCTTACTATATAGATGTATTCAATAAAGGTGCTACTCCGTTGAAATGGAAAACATCTGTAACAAACGATTGGATTTTGGTAAGCAAGAAGTCCGGAGAGACAGCTACCGAAGAGCGTATTGAAGTTTCCATTGACTGGGCAAAGGTTCCGGCTGGTGAAAGAATCCTTGGTACATTGGATATTATGTCCGACCGTGGTGAGAAAGAAACTGTTTATATCTCCGTCTTTAATCCTACATCTCCTTCATTGGCCGAAATGGACACTCTGTTTGTAGAGAACAATGGGTATGTTGCGATGGATGCGGCAAGTTTCCACCGTAAGGTAGAGAATGATGATATTAAGATGATTGTGATTCCGAACTTGGGATTTGAGAATACAGCTGTTCAGTTGGGTAATCCTATGGCAAAGGCACAGCGTACGGCGGGACGTAATACACCGCGTCTGGAATATGATTTCTATACTTTTGAACAGGGATCGGTAGATGTTTACACCTATGTACTTCCTACTTTCCCCATAAGCAAGGATAGAGGATATGCCGGACATGAAGCAACTAATGTTGAGACTAAATATGGCGTATGTATCGATGAGGGTCCCGTTATGAATCCGTCTACTTCTTCCTTTGAATATGCTCAGATCTGGTATGAGAGCGTATTGAAGAATTGCAGAATCAATAAGACCACCCTTCATATAGACAAGCCGGGCAAGCATACAGTGAAAATCATCTGTGGAGATGCCGGAACCGTTTTGCAGAAGGTTGTATTGGACTTTGGTGGTATGAAGCGTTCTTATATGGGACCGCGACCTACCAGAAAGGAATAA
- a CDS encoding glycoside hydrolase family 88/105 protein, whose amino-acid sequence MYKKAFTLLLLLFSFQLLIAQKSLLKNFPEGYTPDEIGRRISYRFVTEKHALHAGKWIGYPETFYWNGSLKYAAAAKDKALIKLLQARFEHLFTTEKALLPIKNHVDLNMFGSLPLELYWVTKDERYKEVGLPYADTQWEVPEDAKPEEKAWAEKGYSWQTRLWIDDMYMITIVQTHAYKVTNDSKYIDRAAKEMVMYLDELQRPNGLFYHAPDVPFYWGRGNGWMAAGMTELLRYLPKNHKDRPRIMEGYLTMMKSLKEYQNPEGLWNQLLDDPECWTETSGSAMFTFAFITGVKNGWLDAKEYAPAARKAWMALVNYLTEKNQVREICVGTNKKNDKQYYYDRPRRTGDFHAQGPYLWCVVALMEK is encoded by the coding sequence ATGTACAAGAAAGCATTTACATTATTATTATTATTATTTTCTTTTCAGTTATTAATTGCTCAGAAGAGTCTGCTGAAGAATTTTCCCGAAGGGTATACCCCCGATGAAATCGGTAGACGCATTTCCTATCGTTTTGTAACCGAGAAACATGCATTACATGCCGGAAAATGGATTGGTTATCCCGAAACCTTCTATTGGAACGGTTCTCTTAAATATGCGGCAGCAGCTAAAGATAAAGCACTTATCAAGCTTTTGCAAGCCCGGTTTGAGCATTTGTTTACTACTGAAAAGGCACTGTTGCCTATCAAGAATCATGTCGATTTAAACATGTTCGGCAGCTTGCCTTTGGAACTTTATTGGGTGACGAAGGATGAACGCTATAAAGAAGTGGGATTGCCTTATGCTGATACTCAATGGGAAGTTCCCGAAGATGCTAAACCTGAAGAGAAAGCGTGGGCGGAGAAGGGTTATTCATGGCAAACACGCCTTTGGATTGACGATATGTATATGATTACTATTGTGCAGACGCATGCCTACAAAGTGACCAATGACAGCAAATATATAGATCGTGCAGCTAAAGAAATGGTGATGTATCTGGATGAATTACAACGTCCCAATGGTCTCTTCTATCATGCACCGGATGTACCCTTCTACTGGGGACGTGGAAACGGATGGATGGCAGCAGGTATGACAGAGTTGCTTCGTTACTTACCTAAGAATCACAAAGACCGTCCCCGCATCATGGAAGGTTATCTGACTATGATGAAGAGTCTGAAGGAATATCAGAATCCGGAAGGACTGTGGAACCAATTGCTGGATGATCCTGAATGCTGGACTGAAACATCAGGCTCTGCTATGTTTACTTTTGCTTTTATTACGGGTGTAAAGAACGGTTGGCTGGATGCCAAAGAGTATGCGCCCGCAGCTCGCAAGGCATGGATGGCTTTAGTGAATTATCTGACCGAGAAGAATCAGGTAAGAGAGATTTGTGTAGGTACCAATAAGAAGAATGACAAACAATACTATTATGATCGTCCGCGTCGTACCGGTGATTTTCATGCACAAGGCCCTTACCTTTGGTGTGTAGTTGCCCTGATGGAGAAATAA
- a CDS encoding glycoside hydrolase family 130 protein: MKLKLIMGLIGVLSFSSFSTLPSSDDTDKKPQESWVIGPFLRPEGVNPVLVPQPASFHCPMRKEQVKWEESDVFNPAATVKDGKIVVLYRAEDNSAQGIGKRTSRIGYAESADGVTMKRLDSPVLFPGGDEFESIECPGGCEDPRVAMTEDGLYVMLYTAWNRKTPRLAVATSKDLKNWTKHGLAFEKAYDGRFARIATKSASILTKVKGGKLVIDKVDGKYFMYWGEYAVHAATSDNLTDWYPVLDENNELLKIAKPRNGYFDSQMTECGPPAIRTKQGIVLMYNGKNDKKRGDVNYPAGAYCAGQLLLDSKDPYKVLGRLDKPFFMPEAPFEKSGQYKDGTVFIEGLAYYKKKLYLYYGCADSKVAVAICDDIKRLLKVK; the protein is encoded by the coding sequence ATGAAATTAAAACTAATAATGGGTCTGATAGGAGTTCTGTCGTTTAGTAGTTTTTCTACTCTGCCTTCTTCAGATGATACCGACAAGAAACCACAAGAGAGTTGGGTGATTGGCCCGTTCTTACGTCCTGAGGGAGTTAACCCTGTATTGGTACCACAACCCGCCTCTTTCCATTGCCCGATGCGAAAAGAACAGGTGAAGTGGGAGGAGAGTGATGTCTTCAATCCAGCTGCCACCGTGAAAGACGGAAAGATTGTTGTGCTTTACCGTGCCGAAGATAATTCAGCACAAGGTATAGGTAAAAGAACTTCCCGTATAGGTTATGCCGAGAGTGCGGATGGAGTGACTATGAAGAGACTGGACAGTCCGGTACTTTTTCCCGGTGGAGATGAATTTGAAAGCATCGAATGTCCGGGTGGTTGTGAAGACCCGCGGGTAGCAATGACCGAAGACGGACTGTATGTAATGCTTTATACAGCATGGAACCGGAAGACTCCCCGTCTTGCTGTGGCTACTTCCAAGGATCTGAAAAACTGGACTAAGCATGGCCTTGCTTTTGAGAAGGCATATGACGGTCGTTTTGCCAGAATAGCAACGAAGTCAGCTTCTATTCTTACGAAGGTGAAAGGTGGAAAACTGGTTATCGATAAAGTGGATGGCAAGTACTTCATGTATTGGGGAGAATATGCCGTACACGCAGCTACTTCCGATAACCTGACGGACTGGTATCCTGTACTGGATGAGAACAATGAATTATTGAAGATAGCCAAGCCGCGTAACGGATACTTTGATAGCCAGATGACTGAATGTGGTCCTCCTGCCATCCGTACCAAACAAGGCATTGTATTGATGTATAATGGCAAGAATGACAAGAAGAGAGGGGATGTCAACTATCCGGCAGGCGCTTACTGTGCAGGTCAACTTCTGCTCGATTCCAAAGATCCTTATAAAGTATTGGGCCGCTTGGACAAACCTTTCTTCATGCCTGAAGCTCCTTTTGAGAAGAGCGGACAGTATAAAGACGGAACCGTTTTTATCGAAGGATTGGCCTATTATAAGAAGAAGCTATATCTTTATTACGGCTGTGCAGACTCTAAAGTGGCAGTGGCTATATGTGATGATATAAAGCGGCTATTGAAAGTGAAGTAG
- a CDS encoding glycoside hydrolase family 31 protein, protein MMKKLILAFCMLQGILLSLGAQDMHQNIAYADNHVRFTVISDGTLRLEYAPAGKFVDNKSFVAVNRLYPDVDYKLKSKGAWIEITTSKMRMRYKKDSGQFTGDNLVIEAVKGAFPFTWKPGVQQKGNLKGTYRTLDGMDGETQTQTWVADTKKGEQLKLEDGLLATDGWSFIDDSQGLLFDNDPDWEWAKERPANGGQDWYFMAYGHDYKQALKDYTLFAGKMPLPPRYAFGYWWLRYWLYSDKEFRNLIDNFNTYQIPLDVLVVDMDWHYTEKGKGGWTGWTWNRDLFPNPQGFLKYLKQNDLKITLNLHPADGVAAYEENYTEMAKDMGVDPETKKTIPWVNSDKKFIRSMFKNILGPMEKDGVDFWWLDWQQGMFDPKMKNLSNTWWINYAFFSDMEKRRETRPMLYHRWGGLGNHRYQVGFSGDAVISWKSLDFQPYFNSTASNVLYGYWSHDLGGHIGSQIDPEMYTRWLQFGALSPIMRTHSQKGAKLNKEPWVFNKEYCDIIRETIRQRYVMAPYIYTMARKGYDDGISLCRPMYYDYPENKEAYEFRNEYMFGDDVLVMPVTAPVENDYAQVRVWLPEGEWYEWHTGALLKGNQIVERSFAVDEYPIYIKAGAILPMYLDNVMNLNGNDEEMAVTVFPGGGDTAEFKLYEDNGNDKNYASEYAVTKLSSVRNGNEQTLVIGKREGAYKDMPLVRPFKVKVLSSLIPQSVTVNGHPAKYQYSGEDFALLIDVPAQACDQEKVVKIVYPSEKVDLNGLLGASRRIAKSMEQLKYRNSYIVFKEEFGKMGSLSEAVTYAPSEMPALIADFWKSYNELPAVLERQGMKSDLATWFLQSVCWSKR, encoded by the coding sequence ATGATGAAAAAGTTAATACTTGCCTTTTGTATGTTACAAGGTATCTTGTTATCGTTGGGAGCTCAGGATATGCATCAGAACATAGCATATGCTGACAACCATGTGCGCTTTACGGTTATCTCAGATGGAACACTCCGTTTAGAGTATGCTCCGGCTGGCAAATTTGTAGATAACAAATCTTTTGTTGCGGTGAACCGCCTCTATCCGGATGTAGACTACAAGCTGAAGTCAAAAGGGGCGTGGATTGAAATAACGACTTCTAAGATGAGGATGCGTTATAAAAAAGACAGTGGTCAGTTTACCGGAGACAATCTAGTGATTGAAGCGGTGAAAGGGGCATTTCCATTCACTTGGAAGCCCGGAGTGCAGCAAAAAGGAAATCTGAAAGGTACTTACCGCACTCTGGACGGAATGGATGGTGAGACGCAAACTCAAACTTGGGTAGCTGATACCAAGAAAGGGGAACAACTGAAGTTGGAAGACGGTTTGCTGGCTACCGACGGTTGGTCTTTTATTGATGATTCACAAGGACTTCTGTTCGATAACGATCCGGATTGGGAGTGGGCGAAAGAACGTCCCGCCAACGGAGGGCAGGACTGGTATTTCATGGCTTACGGGCATGATTACAAGCAAGCTCTGAAAGACTACACTCTCTTTGCAGGTAAGATGCCGTTGCCTCCCCGCTATGCGTTTGGCTATTGGTGGTTGCGCTATTGGTTGTATTCTGATAAAGAGTTCCGTAACCTGATTGATAATTTTAATACTTATCAGATTCCTTTGGATGTGTTGGTGGTAGATATGGACTGGCATTATACCGAGAAGGGTAAAGGAGGCTGGACCGGTTGGACTTGGAACAGGGATTTATTTCCGAATCCCCAAGGTTTCTTGAAATATCTGAAACAGAATGACCTGAAAATTACTCTCAATCTGCATCCGGCAGACGGAGTGGCTGCATACGAAGAAAACTATACGGAGATGGCGAAAGACATGGGGGTCGATCCTGAGACAAAGAAGACGATTCCCTGGGTTAATTCCGATAAAAAGTTCATCCGGAGTATGTTTAAGAATATACTGGGTCCGATGGAGAAAGATGGAGTAGACTTCTGGTGGCTGGACTGGCAGCAGGGAATGTTTGACCCGAAGATGAAGAATCTGAGTAATACGTGGTGGATCAATTACGCATTCTTTAGTGATATGGAAAAGCGCCGGGAGACTCGCCCGATGTTATATCACCGTTGGGGAGGATTAGGAAACCATCGTTATCAGGTAGGCTTTTCCGGTGATGCGGTGATCTCTTGGAAATCATTGGATTTTCAGCCTTATTTCAATTCTACTGCCTCTAATGTGCTGTATGGCTATTGGAGCCATGATTTAGGAGGACATATCGGTAGTCAGATAGATCCCGAAATGTATACCCGTTGGTTACAATTCGGAGCATTAAGCCCGATTATGCGTACGCACTCTCAGAAAGGGGCTAAATTGAATAAAGAACCTTGGGTGTTCAACAAGGAATATTGTGACATCATTCGTGAAACGATTCGCCAACGCTATGTGATGGCTCCTTATATTTATACGATGGCCCGCAAGGGGTATGATGACGGAATTTCACTCTGCCGCCCCATGTATTATGATTATCCAGAAAATAAGGAAGCCTATGAGTTCCGAAATGAATATATGTTCGGAGATGATGTGCTGGTTATGCCGGTCACTGCTCCGGTAGAGAATGACTATGCACAGGTGCGTGTATGGTTGCCGGAAGGAGAATGGTATGAATGGCATACAGGTGCTTTGCTGAAAGGGAATCAGATTGTGGAACGCTCTTTTGCCGTTGATGAATATCCGATTTATATAAAGGCAGGTGCCATATTGCCCATGTATCTGGATAATGTGATGAATCTGAATGGCAATGACGAAGAGATGGCAGTAACGGTTTTCCCTGGTGGAGGCGATACTGCCGAGTTCAAGTTGTACGAAGATAATGGTAATGATAAGAATTATGCATCCGAATATGCTGTGACTAAGTTGAGTTCTGTCCGCAATGGTAATGAACAAACGCTTGTGATAGGTAAACGTGAGGGTGCTTATAAGGACATGCCTCTTGTCCGCCCGTTTAAAGTGAAGGTGCTTTCTTCTCTTATTCCCCAGTCTGTTACGGTGAATGGACATCCGGCTAAATACCAGTACTCAGGTGAAGATTTTGCCCTTTTGATCGATGTTCCTGCTCAGGCTTGCGATCAGGAAAAGGTGGTTAAAATCGTTTATCCGTCTGAAAAGGTCGATCTGAATGGACTTCTTGGAGCATCCCGAAGAATAGCGAAGAGTATGGAACAACTGAAATATCGTAATTCATACATTGTCTTTAAAGAAGAGTTTGGTAAAATGGGAAGTTTGAGTGAAGCAGTGACCTATGCTCCCTCCGAAATGCCCGCTTTGATCGCTGATTTCTGGAAAAGTTATAATGAACTGCCTGCAGTGTTGGAACGACAAGGAATGAAAAGTGATCTTGCAACATGGTTTTTGCAATCTGTTTGTTGGAGCAAGCGATAA
- a CDS encoding FAD-dependent oxidoreductase — protein sequence MKGFHILIALLLLSLGVSAQNHFDIVVVGGNPGGIMTAIAAARQGKTSVILERTRHIGGLPANGLGATDIATREATTGLFLEFTSRIKRYYADRYGENSQQLKDCSDGFHFEPSVATTIYQDMLNEHKDKITVLLMRQFDAENQNISIKNGRIESICILNRENGKKEIYQGDMFVDATYEGDLGAAAGVPFRIGRESKAEFGEPGAGRAYEYWKSLPASGSTGEADNAVQAYNYRLCLTNDPKIRVLFPKPTSYNRDEYVPLIEDVWTGKNTQRVMLKVTDEMMEENRRHIAAGNPTKLPGDSWGIRKLSSIVKLPNQKTDGNNQHAAFISTDLPEENWPWPTSSWEWRDKFAKRLKDYTLGLFWFAQNDPELPEHFRKAMLEWGLAKDEYQDNEYFPRQVYVREGRRFDGVYFFTAKDALPTASGERPPLHANSVTASHYALDSHAARKREAGRAHLDGFISYPTAVYTVPLGVILPRNVENLLLPVPVSGSHIGFSTLRMEPCWMALGQAAGIAASLAIDCKVPVQDVDMSRLQDLLVDQKATLIYFRDLRPEDPNFRLAQYMGLRGYLPEWNANLHGAIDEGTLQEWSALCGFKPKATLGKTSRLEVLTMIYKRICQ from the coding sequence CTACTCAGTTTGGGAGTGTCTGCTCAAAACCATTTTGATATTGTGGTGGTGGGCGGTAACCCCGGTGGCATTATGACGGCTATTGCAGCAGCCCGACAGGGCAAGACTTCAGTTATTCTGGAACGTACCCGGCATATTGGAGGACTTCCTGCCAACGGGCTGGGAGCAACGGATATTGCCACCCGGGAAGCGACTACCGGTCTGTTCCTGGAATTTACTTCCAGGATTAAGCGATATTATGCAGATCGTTATGGAGAAAACTCTCAACAGTTGAAGGACTGCAGTGATGGCTTCCATTTTGAACCGTCTGTTGCGACAACCATTTATCAGGATATGCTGAATGAGCATAAAGATAAGATTACTGTGCTCTTAATGCGGCAATTTGATGCTGAAAATCAGAATATCTCTATCAAGAACGGGCGTATTGAAAGTATCTGCATCTTGAATCGTGAGAATGGGAAGAAAGAGATTTATCAGGGTGATATGTTTGTAGATGCTACTTATGAAGGGGATTTGGGAGCAGCTGCCGGTGTGCCTTTTCGTATAGGAAGGGAAAGTAAAGCTGAATTTGGAGAACCCGGAGCCGGACGAGCTTATGAATATTGGAAAAGTCTGCCTGCCAGTGGTAGCACTGGGGAAGCGGACAATGCAGTTCAGGCATATAATTATCGGCTTTGTCTGACAAATGATCCTAAAATTCGAGTTCTTTTTCCGAAACCGACATCTTACAATAGGGATGAATATGTGCCATTAATTGAAGACGTATGGACCGGAAAGAATACTCAACGAGTTATGCTGAAAGTGACGGACGAGATGATGGAAGAAAATCGCCGTCATATTGCTGCAGGCAATCCAACCAAGCTACCCGGAGACAGTTGGGGAATCAGAAAGTTGAGCAGTATTGTGAAATTACCCAATCAAAAGACAGATGGCAATAACCAGCATGCTGCATTTATTTCTACCGATTTGCCTGAGGAGAATTGGCCGTGGCCCACTTCATCCTGGGAGTGGAGAGATAAGTTTGCCAAACGTTTAAAAGATTATACATTGGGGCTATTCTGGTTTGCTCAGAATGATCCGGAATTACCGGAACATTTCCGTAAAGCAATGTTGGAATGGGGATTGGCTAAAGATGAATATCAAGATAATGAATATTTTCCCCGGCAGGTTTATGTACGCGAAGGAAGACGCTTTGATGGAGTTTATTTCTTCACTGCTAAGGATGCTTTGCCCACAGCATCGGGTGAGCGCCCACCTTTGCATGCTAATAGTGTGACAGCCAGTCATTATGCACTCGATTCACATGCTGCCAGGAAAAGGGAAGCTGGGAGAGCACACTTGGATGGATTTATTAGCTATCCTACAGCTGTCTATACGGTACCATTGGGGGTTATTCTACCCCGAAATGTAGAAAATTTGCTGTTACCTGTACCTGTATCCGGCTCGCATATCGGTTTCTCCACATTGCGTATGGAGCCTTGCTGGATGGCGTTGGGACAGGCGGCAGGTATTGCTGCTTCGTTGGCAATTGACTGCAAAGTGCCTGTACAGGATGTAGATATGTCCAGATTACAAGATTTGTTGGTGGACCAGAAAGCAACGTTGATCTACTTTCGTGATTTACGACCGGAAGATCCTAACTTCCGCTTGGCGCAATATATGGGGCTGAGAGGATATCTGCCCGAATGGAATGCTAATTTGCACGGAGCGATTGATGAAGGAACGCTACAGGAATGGAGTGCATTATGTGGGTTTAAGCCCAAAGCTACTCTCGGAAAGACATCCAGACTGGAAGTTCTGACCATGATTTATAAGCGTATTTGTCAGTAA